One region of Methanococcus voltae genomic DNA includes:
- the cmr4 gene encoding type III-B CRISPR module RAMP protein Cmr4 — MYKTGKIIGFKAISPVHVGSGSDLGVVDQPIQRERHTSYPKIEASSLKGAIRQKFVEKVEKNCLDAIFGPESGNEHSSCIAFTDARLLFFPVKSAKGTFALITCPKVLKRFYEDLDYLTKICDKKDNKLLEEIKYLKNLTTSNKEIIINNDNLKIKDKVILEEYVFKEKSNDKLKDLNNLFELNDKNLAIVSDDVFKYFVNYATEVITRTKIDPKTGIVVNGALFTEEYLPSETIMYTIALASNPFKKIEGVLSNENNVIDIVCNKLPKYMQIGGNTTLGKGIVKPLKL; from the coding sequence ATGTATAAAACAGGTAAAATTATAGGATTTAAAGCAATTTCACCAGTGCACGTTGGCAGTGGTTCAGATTTAGGGGTTGTAGACCAACCAATACAAAGAGAAAGACACACAAGCTATCCTAAAATAGAAGCATCAAGTTTAAAGGGGGCAATTAGACAAAAATTTGTGGAAAAGGTAGAAAAAAATTGTTTAGATGCAATTTTTGGTCCAGAGTCCGGAAATGAACATTCAAGTTGCATTGCTTTTACCGATGCAAGACTTTTATTCTTTCCCGTGAAGTCTGCAAAAGGTACTTTTGCTTTAATAACTTGCCCAAAAGTTTTAAAAAGATTTTATGAAGATTTGGACTATTTAACGAAAATTTGCGATAAAAAGGATAACAAACTGTTGGAAGAAATAAAATATTTAAAAAATTTAACTACAAGTAATAAAGAAATTATTATCAATAATGATAATTTAAAAATTAAAGATAAAGTTATTCTTGAAGAATATGTTTTTAAAGAAAAATCAAATGATAAACTTAAAGATTTAAATAATTTATTTGAACTAAATGATAAAAATCTTGCAATAGTTTCCGATGATGTATTTAAATATTTTGTAAATTATGCAACGGAAGTTATCACAAGAACTAAAATAGACCCTAAAACTGGTATTGTAGTGAACGGGGCATTATTTACCGAGGAATACCTACCTTCTGAAACTATAATGTACACAATCGCATTAGCAAGTAATCCATTTAAAAAAATTGAGGGCGTATTATCTAATGAAAATAATGTGATAGATATAGTTTGCAACAAGTTACCAAAATATATGCAAATTGGTGGAAATACTACGTTAGGAAAAGGAATTGTTAAACCTTTAAAGTTATAA